The Muntiacus reevesi chromosome 7, mMunRee1.1, whole genome shotgun sequence genome includes a region encoding these proteins:
- the DCAF4 gene encoding DDB1- and CUL4-associated factor 4 isoform X3 has protein sequence MERTRLKLLEDEKRQGKKIARLGFNTSSLLQKSKLGFLNATSYCRLAHELRVSCMQRKKVQIQSSDPSALASDQFNLIMADTNSERLFTVNDVKVGGSKYGIISLHSLKTPTFRVHMHENLYFTNRKVNAMCWASLNHLDSHVLLCLMGIAETPGCVTLLPTSLFVSNHAAGDRPGMLCSFRIPGAWSCAWSPNVQANSCFSTGLSRRVLVTSVVTGHRQSFGTSSDVLTQQFALTAPLLFNGCRSGEIFAIDLRCQNQGEGWKATRLFHDSAVTSVQILQEEQCLMASDMAGTIKLWDLRTTKCIRQYEGHVNEYAHLPLHVHEEEGIVVAVGQDCYTRIWSLHDGQLLRTIPSPYPTSKADIPSVAFSSRLGGARGAPGLLMAVRQDLYCFSYS, from the exons aaaatagccAGGTTGGGATTTAATACATCTTCCTTACTCCAGAAAAGCAAGCTGGGTTTTCTCAACGCCACCAGTTACTGCCG tTTAGCCCACGAGCTGCGAGTGAGCTGCATGCAGAGGAAAAAGGTCCAGATTCAGAGCTCGGATCCCTCTGCTTTGGCAAGTGACCAGTTTAACCTGATAATG GCGGATACCAACAGTGAGCGGCTCTTCACTGTGAACGATGTCAAAGTCGGGGGCTCCAAGTACGGCATCATCAGCCTGCACAGCCTGAAGACCCCCACGTTCAGGGTGCACATGCACGAAAACCTCTATTTCACCAACCGGAAG GTAAACGCCATGTGCTGGGCCTCGCTGAATCACCTGGATTCCCACGTTCT GCTGTGCCTCATGGGAATTGCAGAGACTCCGGGCTGTGTCACCCTGCTCCCCACATCGCTGTTTGTCAGTAATCATGCAG CAGGAGACCGGCCTGGCATGCTCTGCAGTTTCCGCATCCCCGGGGCCTGGTCCTGTGCGTGGTCCCCGAACGTCCAGGCGAACAGCTGCTTTAGCACAG GCTTGTCTCGGCGAGTCCTGGTGACCAGCGTGGTGACGGGCCACCGGCAGTCGTTTGGGACCAGCAGTGACGTCTTGACCCAGCAGTTTGCTCTCACG GCTCCTTTGCTGTTTAACGGCTGTCGTTCTGGCGAAATCTTTGCCATTGATCTGCGTTGTCAAAATCAGGGCGAGGGCTGGAAGGCCACCCGCCTGTTCCACGACTCTGCAGTGACCTCCGTGCAGATCCTCCAGGAAGAGCAGTGCCTGATGGCGTCCGACATGGCCGGGACG ATCAAGCTGTGGGACCTGAGGACCACTAAGTGCATTCGGCAGTACGAAGGGCACGTGAACGAGTATGCCCACCTGCCCCTACACGTGCACGAGGAGGAAGGAATTGTGGTGGCAG TGGGCCAGGACTGCTACACGAGAATCTGGAGCCTCCACGATGGCCAACTGCTCAGAACCATACCCTCCccataccccacctccaaggccGACATTCCCAGCGTGGCCTTCTCTTCTCGGCTTGGGGGCGCCCGGGGAGCGCCAGGGTTGCTCATGGCCGTCCGGCAGGACCTTTACTGCTTCTCCTACAGCTGA